One part of the Ursus arctos isolate Adak ecotype North America unplaced genomic scaffold, UrsArc2.0 scaffold_20, whole genome shotgun sequence genome encodes these proteins:
- the ACKR2 gene encoding atypical chemokine receptor 2, which yields MASTASPVPSTTEVAGSENSSSFYDYEYYLDQVAFMLCRKDEVLAFGRIFLPIFYSLIFMLGLGGNLLLLVVLLRYVPHRRMTEVYLLNLAISNLLFVVTLPFWGISVAWHWVFGSFLCKMVSTLYTINFYSGIFFISCMSLDKYLEIVHAQPHHGRRTRAKSLLLAALVWAVAVAVSVPDMVFVQTHENPPGVWNCYPDFGGHATIWKLFLRFQQNLLGFLLPLLVMTFFYSRIGCVLVRLRPPGQGRALRIVIALVVAFFVLWFPYNLTLFLHSMLDLQVFGECKVTKHLDYALQVTESIAFLHCCFTPILYAFSSRHFRQYLKAFLVTVLRRHQASGPAQAPLSSCSESSRLTAQEEMTGMNDLGERQAESSPDKSEMGGN from the coding sequence ATGGCCTCCACCGCCTCCCCTGTGCCGTCCACCACCGAGGTTGCCGGTTCCGAGAACAGCAGTTCCTTCTACGACTATGAATACTACCTGGACCAGGTGGCCTTCATGCTCTGCAGGAAGGACGAGGTGCTGGCCTTTGGCAGGATCTTCCTGCCAATCTTCTACAGCCTCATCTTCATGCTGGGTTTGGGCGGGAACCTCCTTCTTCTAGTGGTCTTGCTTCGGTACGTACCTCACAGGCGGATGACTGAGGTCTATCTGCTGAACCTGGCCATCTCCAACCTCCTGTTTGTGGTGACGCTGCCTTTCTGGGGCATTTCCGTGGCCTGGCATTGGGTGTTTGGGAGTTTCTTGTGCAAGATGGTGAGCACCCTCTATACCATCAACTTCTACAGTGGCATCTTCTTCATTAGCTGCATGAGCCTGGACAAGTACCTGGAGATCGTCCACGCTCAGCCCCACCACGGGCGGAGAACCCGGGCCAAAAGCCTGCTCCTGGCTGCCCTGGTATGGGCTGTGGCCGTGGCTGTCTCTGTCCCCGACATGGTCTTTGTGCAGACACATGAAAACCCCCCAGGTGTGTGGAACTGCTACCCAGATTTTGGAGGTCATGCGACCATCTGGAAGCTCTTCCTCCGCTTCCAGCAGAACCTCCTGGGGTTTCTCCTTCCACTCCTTGTCATGACCTTCTTCTACTCCCGCATTGGCTGCGTGCTGGTCAGGCTGAGGCCCCCGGGCCAGGGCCGGGCTCTAAGGATAGTCATAGCCCTGGTGGTGGCCTTCTTCGTGCTGTGGTTCCCGTATAACCTCACCTTGTTTCTGCACTCGATGCTGGACCTGCAAGTCTTTGGGGAATGCAAGGTTACCAAACACCTGGATTATGCACTCCAGGTGACAGAGAGCATCGCCTTCCTTCACTGCTGCTTCACCCCCATTCTCTATGCTTTCTCCAGCCGCCACTTCCGCCAGTACCTGAAGGCTTTCCTCGTCACCGTGCTCAGGCGGCACCAGGCATCCGGCCCTGCACAGGCCCCGCTGTCCAGCTGCTCTGAGAGCAGCAGGCTCACTGCCCAAGAAGAAATGACAGGCATGAATGACCTCGGGGAGAGGCAGGCCGAGAGCTCCCCCGACAAGAGTGAGATGGGGGGAAATTAA